The Lepisosteus oculatus isolate fLepOcu1 chromosome 28, fLepOcu1.hap2, whole genome shotgun sequence genome includes the window CAGCGGGGGTCAGCCGCACCCGGGCAGCAAGGCCAAGAAGCTGAGGGAGGCCCAGGCCAGCAAGGCGGCCCGCACGCCCGTGGCGGCGGGGCAGAACAAGGCGCAGGGGGCGGCCGTGGGGCAGGAGGAGAACTGGGTCAGCCTGGGGGCGCTGACGGCCCCGGGGAAGCCGATGGGGGGCGAGGGCACCCCGGCCAAGAGCAAGACCCTGTTCGGACAGACCCACAGCTCCATGGGCAAGACGGACCCGCCCGCGCTCAACGCCGCCGGGAGGAGCGCGGAGGGGCCCGAGAGGGGGGCCCCCGCCCCGGCCGGGGGGCCGCCGGAGCTGGGCTCGGAGGGCAAGTGGAAGACCGGGCGGAAGGCGCCTGGCCACAGCCCCACGCAGGCCACCTGCCTGCGCCAgatcctgctgctgcagctggacCTGatcgagcagcagcagcagcagttgcAGTCCAAGGACAAGGAGATCGACGAGCTGAAGGCCGAGAAGGAGACGGTACgcaggggcggggggggggggggcggggcgcCAGTCCTGCACCTCTTCCTGTGAGCCGCTGTTGCATTTGAAAGGGCAGGTGACAGGCGATCTGGCCTATTAGTCCACATTCTGTCGACTTTCGAACTGGTTTCTCCAGCACAGAGCCCGGGGGGGAGCCCAAAGCTGTCCTGGCTAGCAGCGGCCACAAGgaggggtacaccctggacaggaccccaGGCCATCGCAGGGCACCCACAGACCTGCACACtcccaccagggccagttttcccagaagccagttaaccttccTGTTTGTGTTTCGCCCTGTGAATGCGagggagaacgtgcaaactccacacggacagcaccccgggtccagaattgagcccagggctcTAGTGCCACGAgccagcagtgctaaccactgcgtcacGGTGCCGCCCTCCATTTAGACCAGTAAATTGCTACAACTTCGCAATCTGCAGTTTTGAATCCGAGGTTTGAGGTCATGTTTGGTTTTCTGCTTTGCAGCCTGTGCTGTTGCTACCTTTCAAATTCGTTTGACCAGACCTGAGGACTTACGCTCGCTGTGCTATTGCAGTGAcagaaagtgcaacaacagttCTGACATTCACTGCATGCTTTAGTCTCATACTTAGCCATCACTGAAACTCTTTTAAACTGGGGGTAAAAAAAGATGATTTCTCTTTCGATGTGACACTTGcactgatgtatttttttttttcttggaaagcTCATAAAGCACAGTGTGTGATTATAGCTCTGTCACTGGGACACATTTCCCAGTCTTTCCCCGGTTCAGGGTCCGGGGGGCATTGCTTGAGGATTGATGTTGCATGATTCCTGAGGGCCTGACGGGTTTGTACAGGCTTCAGTGCGGGTTCGCTGCTCAGTCCCTGCTGGGAGTGTCACCCTGTTCATGCCTGGGAGGTACAGTGGGGGTGGGTGCTGGGCTGTAGTCGCGCCCGGACATGGGCCCAGCAGCCAGGCCTGTTAATTCAGGGCTGTCGCAGGCCCAGGGGTGCTCGCTTGGCTCCACCACTGCTGCTGCCTGTCCGGgctgtgggggggtgggggggtccaGGAGAGTTGTCTTCCTTGGCCTTGTTTGAGAGGCTGAGGACAGGGCTCTCTTGAGCTGAAGGGAGGGGATCAGAACACGTCTCGGGGTGCATCTACAAGTCTGTTAGCGGCAGTGTCCAGTTCGAAAACTTGCTGCTCGGGGTACATTGGAAGATACGATTTATTGTCCTCTGAGGGAAATTTTTTATGGACACCCTGCAcccctgtacatttaaatagaatgcaaacaaaagaagaaaagaaaaacattgcacgttattctattacaaaaaataagaaaaacattgcgCAACACTCTattgcatatgtacagtataacacacaaCAACATATTACATTTATAACGCATCACAAAAACATATCACACTCAAGTGGGTCGTAAGAGTCACAActgtgtttatccttgacatttgcattgacagctttaatggatagtggaGCAAAGGAGTGTTGGGATCtgtttgacttacatttgggaaccctaaaacgtctgccagaaggaagaagtcgatattcagagttgaggatgtgggaaggatctgatataatttttcctgcccgtttgattatggatttttcaaagattgtctgcGGTTTGGTTTCCAATGCAATGTCTGCATTGTCTTCAAACTGTAGAACGTTTTGGGTGCCTTGGTCCTCTTCCCTCTCCTCAGGGATGagtcctctcctccagctctgtcTGCTGCTGTGAAGCACGCAAGGCTAGTGCAGTTCTGCAGAGACTTGCACAGTGTCCGTGGTCTAGTGTCCGCAGCTGACCGACCAGGATTCCCGCTAGTGGGAACGGTCAGTTGGCCAGGTCGAACCAGAGGCTAGAGTTAGGCAGGGTGTCCTGGCCTTGCTGTGCCCTGGTGGCCGCTGTGGATGGCCAACAGTGTAGGGTGAGCCTAGCCAGCCCCTTCTCTTAAGGCTGTGCTGTCCCCTGTCTCACTGCATCGGGAAAACCAAGATCCCTGCCAGTGTATGAGTCTGAAAGATGCACGTTGTACACCTTGTTTTAATCAACAAGATTGGTAATAAAAGATTTTCAGGTGCTGGTTCTCAGAGCAGCTGTATTGCTGCTGTTTTAAGGCCAGCAGGAGCTCTCCAGTGTAATTCCAGATCCTTGCCGGGTCTGTGATGAGCTGAAGAGCACTGCTCAAGGTGCTGGGTCCCAGGGCTTGGGCCTCTAGCTGTGTACGATCTCCACCATCGATCCCGTCAGCAGGGTGAAAGATGCAGGGAAGCGGAGGGCGGTCCTTGCGCGGTTTGCCCAGAGGATCGGCCCGGCGGCGGGCGAGGTGCGGGGTTAACgcctgcctgtgtctgtgtgcgcagTTGCTCGCGCGGCTCGAGCGCATGGAGAGGCGGATGCAGCTGGTGAAGAAGGACTCCCGCGACAAGCAGAGGCTCTTCCAGTCCCCCGACTCCGAGGACCAGGGAGGGGAGGCCGATACCCCCGAGAGAGAGGAATTCCCGGAGGGCGGCGGGTCGGAGAGCCCGCAGATCCACAACGCAAAGCCCCTTCCCTTCAGCCGTGCCATCAAGGGCCCCAAACGGTAGGGCCGCCCTGGGGCTATAGCCTCTCGTCCACTGCAGCAGGCCTACAGAGCAGCAGGGCCCCCCCAGGCCTCTAGTCCACCCCGCCGGGGGCCCCCCAGGCCTCTAGTCCACCCCGCCGGGGGCCCCCCAGGCCTCTAGTCCACCCCGCCGGGGGCCCCCCAGGCCTCTAGTCCACCCCGCCGGGGCCACAGAGCAGCGGGACTTTTATCGATCCCAACCTTGGAAGCAGGATGCGCTGGGCCTTTGTTGGATGGGCTTAGACCTGGAATAGGAGCTAACTGCGGCCCTCTAGGCCTGTTGTCGAGGACTTAACAGCTAACTGCAATGTACCTGCTGCTTTCACTGTGTAGCTTTTGCCCATGATTATGTCTGTATTTCTCCTGTTAAGAGTCTGATGCTGACAGGTATTCTGCAACAGGGGTGCGAATCTATTAGAGCAGATTTCTCCCCAGGTGAGATCGAATGCCTGTTTTGACCTGgctggtttttgttttgttgcgtTTGTTAATCCGAGGTGCAAAACCAGTGCCTGTACAAACTCTTTCAGAAATACGAATAAATTACAGCATTTTGCACATGCTCTATTACGGACAGGGAATTCTGAATAACCTCGGAATTACTCAGATTGAATCTATTAAACAGAGGTAATAGGACTTCTAAGGAATTGCAATTGATCTTTTTATAGCACAGTTTAGAAGACGTACCAGTAGAGAAAAGGGAAAATCAAAGTGCATTTTAACCTTGTGTGACGacaaaagcacttttttttttaataaaaaaaagggaTGTACAATGTCGCCTTCTGTGCGTTCTGATTGCCTGGCTTTTGTTCATAGTCCGCTGTGCTGCACTCAGACTGCTAACGACGCCTTGTTGTTTTAATTAGGTAAGCATATGAACTGGTGTTCAAGAGAAAACGGCTGCAGTTTCAACGGTGGTCAcccattttgtttgttctttTATGAGCCTTCAGTTGGCGCGCGTCTGGAGAGAGCTCCCGGGAAGAGCTGTTTTAAAGGGGTGGTGTTGAGTCCCCAGGCGTCAAGTCCTGgtacttgtttttatttaagcCCTATCTCTTGTTTGTAACGGTAGTCTTTCTCCCCCCCCACTTTAGAAAGTTCTCCTTCCTGGACTCCCAGAAGACTCCCAAATCCCGAGGGAAGTCCTCCAAGCTGTCCCCGCAGAAGGAGTCGGAGTCGGAGGGCGGCTCGCCCTGCCAGCGGGAGCTGCGCAGCAAGGAGACGCCGGAGAAGACGTCGGCGGGGGGGCGGCCGCCGGGCGACACGCCCCCCCAGCCCCGGGAGGAGCCCGGCGGCGCCGCCGCGGAGATGGAGGAGCTGCCCTACATGGCCACCACGGAGATGTACCTGTGCCGCTGGCACCAGCCGCCGCCCTCGCCGCTGCGCGAGCCCTCGCCCAAGAAGGAGGAGGTCGTGGCCAGTGAGTACCGGCCGCACGGGGGAGGTCCCGGGACCGCGGCAGAACCGGGCCACAGGTGGGGGGTCCCGGATCTGGTACAGCGGCAGAACCGGGCCACGGAGGGGGAAGGTCCCGGTCCCGGTATGGCGGCAGAACTGGGCCACGGGGGGGTCCCAGGACAGCGGCTGATCCGGGCCACAGGTGGGGGGGGTCAAGGTCCCACAACGGGATCCAGCCTTCCCGCAGCAGCCCTGAAGATCCCTGACTTAAGAAGATAAAAGGGCTTGAAAATGGCGAAGTTGTTTAGCCGTCTTGGTTATTAGTAGCCTAATGATCCGAGGATCTCTTCCAGCTGGGTCCTAAAGGATCACAGCAAATCTGCTCTAAAAATACGTCTCCCGACACCAGCCTGGTTTGCACGAAGAAGTCCATATTGTGTTCAGTCTTAAAAACAGTGCTTCTTAAATCCACTCCCTGGTCTTGAATGTGGAACACTGCGCTGTCCTCTAGTCATCTTTTCTGTCAGGAATGAGTTCAGAAAGCGAAGTGCAAGCAGTGCCAATGGAGTCGGGCAGCTGGTTCCCTGCGTCAGCGCCTGCACTCGCGCGTCTCCTCTGACCTCCTGCTCTCTGGCCTGTTTCAGTCCCCTCCTGGAGGGAGAACACGATCGAGCCCCTGGAAGAGGCCACGGCGTCGGACATCGCGGAGGTGAGACCCCAGGAGCTCCCCGTCGGGGCCGCGGTTTCTGGGGGACATTCCCTGCTCCCCCCGCCGAGGACGAGCAGCAGATTGAAGGAAATACTGACGTCTCCCCTGTAAACGCGCGTTAGGATTTCAGGTGGCGGGGTTGTGTGGGGTGCAGCGAGCCACCTGTGTGATTCCTTGTTTTTCTAATCCTCCTGTGTGTAGAATTTGGATGACGGCGCGTTTCTCAAACGGCACGCCAAGCTGGAGCTGGAcgagaagaggaggaagaggtgaGGAGGAGAGATGCTGTTTTCCTAAAAACACGGCAAAACGCAGGCAGACGAGGAGGAATCGTTCAAGCTTAAACTGACTCTTCTCTCCCCCGTCCCGCCTGCAGGTGGGACATCCAGCGAATCCGCGAGCAGCGCATGTTTCAGCGCCTGCAGCAGCGCATGTACAAGAAGAAGGGGATCCAGGAGAGCGAGCCGGAGGTCTCCTCCTTCTACCCCGACACCGACGACGGTACGCGCTTCAGGACGCGGTGTCCCCGTTCTCAAAAACCGGGGTGACCCAGGAGGAGGCGGCAGCAGAGGACCCCAGGCTGAGAACCCGGTGGTTTGGTCTTCCTGCCTTTGACgtctctctccctgttcctttgcagtggAGTCCCTGATGATCACGCCCTTCCTGCCCGTCGTCGCCTTCGGACGGCCGCTGCCGAAACTGACCCAGCAGTAAGTGTCCCGCTCCCCCGGGCGAGCGTATTGTATCCTGCTTCCAACCTATCCCGTGTCCAATACCCTTGATCCAGTCACTGGCTGGAGTAATATGGGCGACTCTCTATCGTGTAAAAACGTCTGTGTGAGGGAAAGAAGACCTGAGTTTGCAGTGTCGCTCTATCCTCGGGACTATCCTAGGATCTCGATACCGTTGCAAACCACTCCCTCTGGCCTCATCTCGGGGCCCTCCGGCTGGGCGGAGGTTCGGGCTGCAGGTACTGTGGAGCCCCAATGGGTGCACACCGTGGTCTCGcagggggtgtgtgtgagggCAGTCTGAAGTATTTTGGCCAGTGTGTGCAGTTATTTTATTGACAAAAGTTTTTGTCGTGGCGAGAAACAAAACTTGGATCACTAAGCAAAAAAATTGTACTAAAGAGGGCTTGTGAGTGCTTGCCCAAAGGTGGGGTGGTGGTACCCCTTACCCCAGCTGCCTCGGCTCCTGCTCGGGGCTGTAGCCCAGGGCCTCGACCAGCTGTGTTTGGAAACATAAACCTCCTTTCAAGTTAAGTTGCTGGTACTTTCAGATGACTTTACTCGTCGGCTGTTTATGGGGTAAAATCCATAAGTCATAGGAACTGTGGACCTGTGGGATTGTAAAATGCACAAGGGTCCACATGGTCATCAGCCTATAGACGCGTCACTAATATGACCCAGAGCTTGGGAAGGCACAAGCCCATTCATGAACCTCGGAGCAAGGCTGGTGCTTCAGCAGTGTCCCCGAGCAGATCgggggtgtgtgtctgtttctccagccccctctctgcaggaggtgGGGGTGGGGCGCTGACCTGGAATTGACCTCTGTTTGTGTGTGCTGGGGTGGCTGAGAGGTGACGGTTTAaagtgagcgtgtgtgtgtgcgggcGCCCGAGGCCTCGGCCGAACTGCTGCATGGTTTGTGATTTATATATTTCAAGATGAGAACTAGGTGCTGGCGGAGACACAGAAAGCATTGTCTTCAAAATGCAAGAACTTTCTGCTGCACCGTGCTCCCTGTGACAGCGGCTTTCCTTTACGCCTCCTCGCCTGCTAGCGCTTGGTCCAGACGGTGGCTTAATAACGTGATGAGAAACTTTTATTGTCCCCCTGGGGAAAATCTTTAAGGACGCAGAGCTTCGGTACATCTGAGTACAGCACAAAACATTCCACATAGCATATAGCCATGGCATATTGCACATGCGTAGTCTATTATGGCTTAATTGGCTTTTACTGCCGCAGTGGCATTTCACCTTGCCATTTCTTTGTCTTCActgctataataataataataataataactgcttacacttatatagcgcttttctggacactccactcaaagagctttacaggtaatggggatcccctccaccaccaccagtgtgcagccccacctggatgatgcgacagcagccatagtgcgccagaacgctccccacacaccagctctcagtggggaggacagcagagtgatgaagccagttcatagacggTGAATAGATAAAGTGAGCAAATTAATGTTTGTTGCTTTGATCTGGGAACCCACAACTGTTAGCCTGAGGGAAGCTGGCAGAGTAGCTGTGTGAGCGCATTCAGAGCGCGTCAGCGTGTGAACTCTGTGTGGTCTGTCCATCCTGGGGTGTGGCGTCCCTGGAGGAGGAG containing:
- the msl1a gene encoding male-specific lethal 1-like 1 isoform X1 → MSPAIPRDFSLSPVWTCHGWDTLPGGPRTVAARVELSGETRPPAGDGALGGTISAGRRPAGEGQCSWHPRADFEVHLRDCFTPPPPPCFFPPGGGRTERSRSATASLSVPPPPRDTFLFRSPPPPYPPDRSPPVFLGVLQGPGVAPSPSVSPCLRRAMNMRSTVFASGCYKLDAEKIELERLQAGSGVRREPRDFAADVHPDVLGDIRNSGGQPHPGSKAKKLREAQASKAARTPVAAGQNKAQGAAVGQEENWVSLGALTAPGKPMGGEGTPAKSKTLFGQTHSSMGKTDPPALNAAGRSAEGPERGAPAPAGGPPELGSEGKWKTGRKAPGHSPTQATCLRQILLLQLDLIEQQQQQLQSKDKEIDELKAEKETLLARLERMERRMQLVKKDSRDKQRLFQSPDSEDQGGEADTPEREEFPEGGGSESPQIHNAKPLPFSRAIKGPKRKFSFLDSQKTPKSRGKSSKLSPQKESESEGGSPCQRELRSKETPEKTSAGGRPPGDTPPQPREEPGGAAAEMEELPYMATTEMYLCRWHQPPPSPLREPSPKKEEVVAIPSWRENTIEPLEEATASDIAENLDDGAFLKRHAKLELDEKRRKRWDIQRIREQRMFQRLQQRMYKKKGIQESEPEVSSFYPDTDDVESLMITPFLPVVAFGRPLPKLTQQALQVMGIPSTTTSVQPHLDDATAAIVRQNAPHTPALSGEDSRVMKPVHRR
- the msl1a gene encoding male-specific lethal 1-like 1 isoform X3, which codes for MSPAIPRDFSLSPVWTCHGWDTLPGGPRTVAARVELSGETRPPAGDGALGGTISAGRRPAGEGQCSWHPRADFEVHLRDCFTPPPPPCFFPPGGGRTESGCYKLDAEKIELERLQAGSGVRREPRDFAADVHPDVLGDIRNSGGQPHPGSKAKKLREAQASKAARTPVAAGQNKAQGAAVGQEENWVSLGALTAPGKPMGGEGTPAKSKTLFGQTHSSMGKTDPPALNAAGRSAEGPERGAPAPAGGPPELGSEGKWKTGRKAPGHSPTQATCLRQILLLQLDLIEQQQQQLQSKDKEIDELKAEKETLLARLERMERRMQLVKKDSRDKQRLFQSPDSEDQGGEADTPEREEFPEGGGSESPQIHNAKPLPFSRAIKGPKRKFSFLDSQKTPKSRGKSSKLSPQKESESEGGSPCQRELRSKETPEKTSAGGRPPGDTPPQPREEPGGAAAEMEELPYMATTEMYLCRWHQPPPSPLREPSPKKEEVVAIPSWRENTIEPLEEATASDIAENLDDGAFLKRHAKLELDEKRRKRWDIQRIREQRMFQRLQQRMYKKKGIQESEPEVSSFYPDTDDVESLMITPFLPVVAFGRPLPKLTQQALQVMGIPSTTTSVQPHLDDATAAIVRQNAPHTPALSGEDSRVMKPVHRR
- the msl1a gene encoding male-specific lethal 1-like 1 isoform X2; the protein is MSPAIPRDFSLSPVWTCHGWDTLPGGPRTVAARVELSGETRPPAGDGALGGTISAGRRPAGEGQCSWHPRADFEVHLRDCFTPPPPPCFFPPGGGRTERSRSATASLSVPPPPRDTFLFRSPPPPYPPDRSPPVFLGVLQGPGVAPSPSVSPCLRRAMNMRSTVFASGCYKLDAEKIELERLQAGSGVRREPRDFAADVHPDVLGDIRNSGGQPHPGSKAKKLREAQASKAARTPVAAGQNKAQGAAVGQEENWVSLGALTAPGKPMGGEGTPAKSKTLFGQTHSSMGKTDPPALNAAGRSAEGPERGAPAPAGGPPELGSEGKWKTGRKAPGHSPTQATCLRQILLLQLDLIEQQQQQLQSKDKEIDELKAEKETLLARLERMERRMQLVKKDSRDKQRLFQSPDSEDQGGEADTPEREEFPEGGGSESPQIHNAKPLPFSRAIKGPKRKFSFLDSQKTPKSRGKSSKLSPQKESESEGGSPCQRELRSKETPEKTSAGGRPPGDTPPQPREEPGGAAAEMEELPYMATTEMYLCRWHQPPPSPLREPSPKKEEVVAIPSWRENTIEPLEEATASDIAENLDDGAFLKRHAKLELDEKRRKRWDIQRIREQRMFQRLQQRMYKKKGIQESEPEVSSFYPDTDDVESLMITPFLPVVAFGRPLPKLTQQNFELPWLDERSRCRIEMQKKQTPHRTCRK
- the msl1a gene encoding male-specific lethal 1-like 1 isoform X4, producing MNMRSTVFASGCYKLDAEKIELERLQAGSGVRREPRDFAADVHPDVLGDIRNSGGQPHPGSKAKKLREAQASKAARTPVAAGQNKAQGAAVGQEENWVSLGALTAPGKPMGGEGTPAKSKTLFGQTHSSMGKTDPPALNAAGRSAEGPERGAPAPAGGPPELGSEGKWKTGRKAPGHSPTQATCLRQILLLQLDLIEQQQQQLQSKDKEIDELKAEKETLLARLERMERRMQLVKKDSRDKQRLFQSPDSEDQGGEADTPEREEFPEGGGSESPQIHNAKPLPFSRAIKGPKRKFSFLDSQKTPKSRGKSSKLSPQKESESEGGSPCQRELRSKETPEKTSAGGRPPGDTPPQPREEPGGAAAEMEELPYMATTEMYLCRWHQPPPSPLREPSPKKEEVVAIPSWRENTIEPLEEATASDIAENLDDGAFLKRHAKLELDEKRRKRWDIQRIREQRMFQRLQQRMYKKKGIQESEPEVSSFYPDTDDVESLMITPFLPVVAFGRPLPKLTQQALQVMGIPSTTTSVQPHLDDATAAIVRQNAPHTPALSGEDSRVMKPVHRR